A section of the Takifugu flavidus isolate HTHZ2018 unplaced genomic scaffold, ASM371156v2 ctg636, whole genome shotgun sequence genome encodes:
- the LOC130521002 gene encoding complement C1q tumor necrosis factor-related protein 3-like yields MSVLFTAVLQTGGYVGPFQGDTTLIFNRANTNMGEAYDISTGLFKAPVAGYYCFSFSYQADKREQSGLTLMKNDEAIVKAFNSNKPGIQHVDNASSTACLELQQGDTVSVVLPKECWVSGIGKTTSFTGFLISKA; encoded by the exons atga gtgtccttttcacagcagtcCTACAGACAGGAGGGTATGTTGGACCCTTTCAGGGAGACACAACTTTGATTTTCAACAGGGCAAACACCAACATGGGGGAGGCGTACGACATCagtacag GCCTCTTCAAAGCTCCTGTCGCAGGCTAttactgcttcagcttctcctaccaagctgacaaaagggaacaatcggggctgactctgatgaagaatgATGAAGCCATCGTGAAGGCGTTCAACAGTAACAAGCCAGGGATTCAGCATGTTGATAACGCTTCCAGCACTGCATGTCTGGAACTTCAGCAAGGAGACACGGTGTCTGTGGTCCTGCCGAAAGAATGTTGGGTCAGTGGCATTGGTAAAACCACCAGCTTCACTGGTTTTCTCATCAGCAAGGCTTAA